From Chloroflexota bacterium, a single genomic window includes:
- a CDS encoding HypC/HybG/HupF family hydrogenase formation chaperone, with protein MCLAIPALIKSIEGNEADVEIGGISRRISLWLTPEAKVGDYALLHTGYAISIIDQEEAAETLKIFEEMAELADNEEE; from the coding sequence ATGTGTCTTGCTATACCGGCGCTGATCAAGTCCATCGAAGGTAACGAGGCCGACGTAGAAATTGGGGGCATAAGCCGTCGGATCAGTCTGTGGCTTACCCCTGAGGCCAAGGTGGGCGATTACGCCTTGCTCCACACCGGGTACGCCATTAGCATTATCGACCAGGAGGAAGCCGCAGAAACCTTGAAGATTTTTGAGGAGATGGCGGAACTGGCAGATAATGAGGAAGAATGA
- the hypD gene encoding hydrogenase formation protein HypD — MKFIDEFRRSDLAQGVIRRIHHNSTKKARLMEFCGGHTVTIMKNGIRQLLPPTIEMLSGPGCPVCVTDNADLDKAIALAKVPGAILTTFGDMLKVPGSRSSLQEAKAEGADVRMVYSTMDALQIARENAARPVIFLGIGFETTAPTVAASILQAKQEGISNYYVLSLHKLCPPVIRALLDSGEVKLHGLICPGHVSAIIGSKPWEFIARDYRIPCVISGFEPLDVLQTVDMLISQVEAGDSRVEIAYRRGVRPEGNQRALELMYQVFEPCPARWRGMGTVPDSGLKLRREFARFDAELAFDFDPGPTLEPQGCICGDLLRGVKTPRDCRLFATVCTPATPVGPCMVSSEGSCAAYYHYGDGTSGEQGGQ; from the coding sequence ATGAAGTTCATCGATGAGTTCCGCCGCTCTGACCTGGCGCAGGGGGTGATACGCCGCATCCACCACAATTCCACCAAGAAAGCTCGCCTCATGGAGTTCTGCGGCGGGCACACGGTCACCATCATGAAAAACGGTATCCGCCAGCTTCTTCCTCCCACTATCGAAATGCTCTCTGGTCCCGGATGTCCCGTTTGTGTCACCGATAACGCCGACCTGGACAAAGCTATTGCCCTGGCCAAGGTTCCCGGCGCGATCCTGACCACCTTTGGCGATATGCTGAAGGTCCCTGGAAGTCGCTCCAGCTTGCAGGAAGCCAAGGCCGAGGGCGCTGATGTCCGCATGGTTTACTCTACTATGGATGCACTGCAAATAGCCCGCGAAAACGCAGCCAGACCGGTGATCTTCCTGGGGATTGGCTTCGAGACCACCGCCCCCACCGTCGCCGCCTCAATCCTCCAGGCGAAGCAAGAGGGCATCAGCAACTACTACGTCCTTTCCCTTCATAAGCTCTGTCCGCCGGTGATAAGAGCCTTGCTGGATTCGGGAGAGGTGAAGCTGCACGGGCTTATCTGCCCTGGACACGTGAGTGCCATTATCGGCTCTAAACCATGGGAGTTCATCGCCCGCGACTACCGCATCCCCTGCGTGATCTCCGGATTTGAACCGCTGGACGTGCTACAGACTGTCGACATGCTGATATCCCAGGTTGAGGCTGGTGATTCCAGGGTGGAGATCGCCTATCGCCGCGGAGTGCGCCCCGAGGGAAACCAGCGCGCCCTGGAGCTTATGTATCAGGTATTTGAGCCGTGCCCGGCCCGCTGGCGTGGCATGGGCACAGTTCCAGATAGCGGCCTCAAACTGAGAAGGGAATTTGCGCGGTTTGACGCCGAGCTGGCCTTCGACTTCGACCCCGGCCCCACCCTGGAGCCCCAGGGCTGCATTTGTGGTGACCTCCTCCGGGGAGTCAAGACGCCCCGCGACTGCCGGCTATTCGCCACGGTCTGCACCCCCGCCACCCCGGTAGGCCCCTGCATGGTCTCTTCCGAAGGAAGCTGTGCTGCCTACTATCATTATGGAGACGGAACCAGCGGTGAGCAAGGCGGGCAATAG
- the hypE gene encoding hydrogenase expression/formation protein HypE, giving the protein METEPAVSKAGNRILLAHGSGGKLAHDLIEKGFLPQLSNPLLDKLDDSAVFDLSGRLAFTTDSYVVSPIFFPGGDIGRLAVCGTVNDLSMTGAVPLYLSLALIIEEGLPQEDLIRVITSVQQAAAEAGVQIVTGDTKVVNRGSADRLFINTAGVGIVPSGLEISGSKAQPGDKVIVSGTIGDHGIAVLSQREGLSFSTELKSDCAPLNRLVAEMVEVSSRIHCLRDPTRGGLATTLNELASQSKVGIRIEEEKLPVREAVSAACEMLGLDPLYVANEGKLVAIVASEDAGAILDRMHRNLYGRDAALIGEVRQQNPGRVVMKTRLGASRIVDMLVGDPLPRIC; this is encoded by the coding sequence ATGGAGACGGAACCAGCGGTGAGCAAGGCGGGCAATAGGATTCTCCTGGCTCACGGCAGCGGGGGTAAGCTGGCCCACGACTTGATAGAAAAGGGTTTTCTCCCGCAGCTTTCCAACCCTTTGCTGGACAAGCTGGACGACTCGGCCGTATTCGACTTGAGCGGCAGGCTGGCTTTCACTACCGACAGCTATGTGGTCAGTCCCATTTTCTTCCCCGGCGGCGATATCGGCAGGCTGGCCGTCTGCGGCACCGTCAATGACCTCTCCATGACCGGGGCTGTGCCCCTCTATTTGAGCCTGGCGCTGATCATCGAGGAGGGGCTTCCCCAGGAGGACTTGATTCGCGTCATCACCTCAGTTCAACAGGCGGCCGCAGAGGCTGGCGTCCAGATCGTCACCGGAGATACCAAGGTGGTCAACAGGGGAAGTGCTGACAGGCTGTTCATCAATACCGCCGGGGTGGGCATCGTGCCCAGCGGGCTGGAGATATCCGGCTCGAAGGCGCAGCCGGGCGACAAGGTTATCGTCAGCGGGACTATAGGCGATCATGGCATTGCGGTGCTCAGCCAGCGGGAGGGGCTGAGCTTCTCCACGGAGCTTAAGAGCGATTGTGCCCCTCTGAACAGGCTGGTGGCCGAGATGGTGGAGGTCAGCTCCCGGATTCACTGTCTGCGCGATCCCACCAGAGGCGGGCTGGCCACCACCCTGAATGAGCTGGCGTCCCAATCCAAGGTGGGTATCAGAATCGAGGAAGAGAAGCTACCGGTGCGAGAGGCAGTGAGTGCTGCCTGCGAGATGCTTGGCCTTGATCCTCTCTATGTGGCCAACGAGGGCAAGCTGGTGGCCATAGTCGCTTCTGAAGATGCGGGAGCCATACTGGACAGAATGCACCGGAACCTTTACGGAAGGGATGCTGCCCTTATTGGAGAGGTGAGGCAGCAGAATCCCGGCAGGGTAGTGATGAAAACCAGGCTGGGGGCCTCTCGAATAGTTGACATGCTGGTCGGGGATCCTCTGCCCCGGATTTGCTGA
- a CDS encoding NADH-quinone oxidoreductase subunit NuoF, translating to MNFAEIYHQAISQWEALQQKTRILVGAATCGRAAGALDVVRAFESELAKRGSDALVIPVGCMGLCYAEPLVVIMKPGEFSVCYGKVTTEAVRRLVDGYVLGDDPCLEIALGTFEIGEEGAPFIPELPRFERELRLIMRRCGHINPEDINHYIATGGYKGLVKALGMSSDDIIAEVNVSGLRGRGGAGFPTGRKWELCYQALGRPKYVICNADEGDPGAFADRALLESDPHSVVEGMIIAAHAISASLGYIYVRSEYPLAVKHCKIALEQAEALGLLGKDILGSGLSFRIEIAQGAGAFVCGESSALMYAIEGRRGMPRVRPPHSIESGLWQKPTLLNNVKTLASVPLIIDRGAQWYATIGTAGSKGTALFALAGKVAYTGLVEVPMGTTLRQLVDDVGGGVSGGKQFKAVQIGGPSGGCLPESLLDTPVDFDSLREAGSMMGSGGMIVLDEDNCMVDAAHYFLDFIQKESCGKCTMCRLGTKHLLEILSDITSGKGNIEDLDLLFELSEGIREGSLCGLGKTATNPVLTTLRYFRSEYEAHILERRCPALVCKELIAYLILPEKCDKGCEHCMLVCPAEAIYRDEKRIKVIDQTKCTKCGSCEEVCPPEYNAVVKVSPPSSAKR from the coding sequence ATGAATTTCGCCGAGATTTACCATCAGGCGATCTCACAGTGGGAAGCCCTTCAGCAGAAGACCCGCATCCTCGTTGGTGCAGCTACGTGCGGCAGGGCAGCGGGCGCCCTTGATGTGGTCCGGGCTTTCGAATCTGAGCTGGCCAAAAGAGGGTCTGATGCGTTGGTTATCCCAGTAGGCTGTATGGGTCTTTGCTACGCAGAGCCCCTGGTAGTCATAATGAAACCGGGGGAATTTAGCGTTTGCTATGGCAAGGTTACCACAGAGGCCGTTCGCCGTCTGGTAGATGGCTATGTACTAGGTGATGACCCCTGCCTTGAAATTGCCCTGGGCACGTTTGAGATTGGCGAAGAAGGTGCTCCTTTCATTCCTGAACTACCCAGGTTCGAGCGCGAGCTACGCCTGATTATGCGTCGCTGTGGCCACATTAACCCCGAAGACATCAACCACTACATTGCCACTGGTGGGTACAAGGGTTTGGTCAAAGCACTGGGAATGTCATCTGACGACATAATCGCTGAAGTCAATGTTTCCGGGTTGAGGGGGCGGGGAGGGGCCGGCTTCCCCACCGGCAGAAAATGGGAACTCTGTTACCAGGCTTTGGGAAGACCAAAGTATGTTATTTGTAATGCGGATGAGGGTGACCCTGGTGCCTTTGCAGATCGCGCGCTTCTGGAAAGTGACCCGCACTCAGTTGTGGAGGGGATGATTATCGCTGCCCATGCCATAAGCGCAAGCCTGGGTTACATCTACGTGCGATCTGAGTACCCTCTGGCAGTGAAGCACTGCAAGATTGCTTTAGAGCAAGCAGAGGCTCTGGGTCTGCTGGGAAAGGATATCCTGGGGAGCGGTTTGAGCTTCAGGATTGAGATAGCCCAGGGGGCTGGAGCCTTTGTCTGCGGGGAGTCAAGTGCCTTGATGTATGCCATAGAAGGCAGGCGGGGTATGCCTCGGGTGAGGCCGCCGCACTCCATCGAGTCGGGCCTGTGGCAGAAGCCAACCCTGTTGAATAATGTGAAGACCTTGGCCAGCGTGCCACTGATTATTGATCGAGGCGCGCAATGGTATGCCACCATTGGGACAGCAGGCAGCAAGGGAACAGCTCTTTTTGCCCTGGCTGGCAAGGTAGCCTACACGGGATTGGTGGAGGTGCCTATGGGCACAACGCTGCGTCAGCTTGTTGATGATGTTGGTGGTGGGGTATCGGGGGGAAAACAGTTTAAGGCAGTACAGATCGGCGGACCGTCGGGTGGGTGCTTGCCGGAGAGCCTGCTGGACACCCCCGTTGACTTTGACTCGCTGAGAGAGGCTGGCTCCATGATGGGCTCAGGTGGCATGATAGTACTGGACGAGGATAACTGCATGGTGGATGCCGCCCACTACTTTCTCGACTTCATTCAGAAGGAGTCTTGTGGCAAGTGTACCATGTGCCGTCTGGGAACCAAGCATCTACTTGAGATACTTTCTGACATCACCAGTGGTAAGGGCAACATAGAGGACTTGGACTTGCTTTTCGAGTTGTCTGAGGGCATCAGGGAAGGCTCGCTTTGTGGCCTGGGGAAAACGGCGACCAATCCTGTTCTGACTACCCTGCGTTATTTTCGGAGCGAATATGAAGCACATATACTGGAACGCCGCTGCCCGGCATTAGTGTGCAAAGAACTTATCGCTTACCTTATCCTCCCGGAGAAGTGTGACAAAGGCTGCGAGCATTGTATGCTAGTCTGTCCTGCTGAGGCGATCTACCGGGACGAAAAGAGGATAAAGGTCATCGACCAGACTAAATGTACCAAATGTGGGAGTTGCGAGGAGGTTTGTCCTCCTGAATATAATGCCGTGGTTAAGGTCTCACCGCCCAGTTCGGCGAAGCGTTAA
- the nuoE gene encoding NADH-quinone oxidoreductase subunit NuoE has product MKRLASKELIDKLRTILAHHGRERVELIPILQEVQQEFGYLPREAMLEIANFLEVPSSSVYGTATFYNEFRLTPIGRHPVRVCLGTACHMRGGKRVLEAFEREVGIRVGEITGDGEVSLDRVACVGCCVMAPVVVIGEDIHPRMTPFKVEEVLVELKQKDGSQQSPSPEGVSGSLST; this is encoded by the coding sequence ATGAAAAGGCTCGCCTCCAAGGAACTTATAGACAAACTGCGGACAATCCTGGCCCATCATGGGCGAGAAAGGGTGGAGCTGATTCCCATCCTCCAGGAAGTGCAGCAGGAGTTCGGCTATCTGCCTAGGGAGGCAATGCTGGAAATTGCTAATTTTCTAGAGGTCCCGTCTAGTTCTGTCTATGGCACAGCCACCTTCTACAATGAGTTTCGCCTCACCCCCATAGGAAGGCATCCGGTCAGAGTGTGTTTGGGGACTGCGTGCCACATGCGAGGCGGGAAGCGCGTCCTGGAGGCCTTTGAGCGGGAAGTGGGAATCCGAGTCGGGGAGATCACTGGCGACGGCGAAGTCAGCCTTGACCGCGTGGCCTGCGTTGGCTGTTGTGTAATGGCTCCCGTGGTGGTAATTGGCGAGGATATTCACCCCAGGATGACCCCGTTCAAGGTAGAAGAGGTCCTGGTAGAACTTAAGCAGAAAGATGGTTCCCAGCAGTCTCCTTCACCTGAGGGTGTATCAGGTTCCCTTTCGACATAG
- a CDS encoding DUF3786 domain-containing protein, with protein MSLKDKKLLTLKEIEGPMGTHDGFLKHEMERRKEPLSCVDNVRGLAEYIGGEVVSLGAGEDWAIRKEIFPGVDILLVYNRADAEFPSNLRALYSGRNIRNVRGEDLAELTIGCVNHMLRYVRETTKEPPEICKRV; from the coding sequence GTGAGCCTCAAGGACAAGAAGCTGCTGACCTTGAAAGAAATCGAGGGGCCTATGGGTACCCACGATGGCTTCCTCAAGCACGAGATGGAGCGGAGAAAAGAGCCCTTGAGCTGCGTGGACAATGTTCGCGGCCTGGCTGAGTACATAGGAGGGGAGGTAGTCTCCCTCGGGGCGGGAGAAGACTGGGCGATAAGGAAGGAGATTTTCCCGGGAGTTGACATCCTCCTGGTCTATAATCGGGCTGACGCTGAGTTCCCCAGCAACCTCAGAGCACTCTATTCTGGGCGGAACATAAGAAACGTCCGCGGCGAAGACCTGGCAGAGCTTACCATTGGCTGCGTCAACCATATGCTCAGATACGTGCGGGAGACCACAAAAGAGCCACCCGAGATCTGCAAGAGAGTATGA
- a CDS encoding carbon monoxide dehydrogenase — translation MPTTIVVAGKGGTGKTTVAALLIQLLSQKGVVLAIDADPATNLHQALGVPLGDTVGRIREDMTDDIKRGTISPTMSKQEYLDQKIMAALVELKGFDLLAMGRPEGPGCYCAANNMLRLSIDRLGQRYSYVVIDSEAGMEHISRQTTRDIDILLIMSDVTQRGINTAAAMKGLIKELRTQVGKVCLVVNRSANGLPPEIVRSIDSHGFELVATIPQDTRLADLEVKGLPVTQLPLDSSLRIGVRELASKVGLWNEVDK, via the coding sequence GTGCCTACCACCATTGTCGTTGCCGGTAAAGGCGGAACCGGTAAGACGACTGTTGCCGCTTTGCTAATACAACTCCTTTCGCAAAAAGGAGTTGTATTGGCTATTGATGCCGATCCTGCCACTAATCTCCATCAAGCCCTCGGTGTACCCTTGGGCGATACGGTAGGTCGAATACGAGAGGACATGACCGATGACATTAAGCGCGGCACGATCAGTCCCACAATGTCCAAGCAAGAATACCTGGATCAGAAAATAATGGCGGCTCTAGTGGAATTGAAGGGATTCGATCTGTTGGCTATGGGTCGCCCTGAAGGACCAGGATGTTACTGTGCTGCCAACAATATGCTGCGCCTCTCCATTGATCGGCTTGGCCAAAGGTACAGCTATGTGGTCATCGACAGTGAGGCCGGCATGGAGCATATCAGTCGCCAGACAACCAGAGATATAGATATACTGCTTATCATGTCCGACGTGACTCAAAGGGGTATCAATACCGCTGCGGCTATGAAAGGACTAATAAAGGAATTGAGAACCCAGGTCGGTAAGGTTTGCCTCGTGGTTAACCGTTCTGCCAACGGGTTACCTCCTGAAATAGTCAGATCAATAGACAGTCACGGTTTTGAACTGGTGGCGACCATACCCCAGGATACAAGATTAGCTGACCTCGAAGTGAAGGGATTGCCTGTTACACAGCTTCCTCTGGATTCCTCTCTCCGCATCGGAGTAAGGGAACTGGCCAGCAAGGTTGGGCTCTGGAATGAGGTCGACAAGTGA
- a CDS encoding acetyl-CoA decarbonylase/synthase complex subunit gamma, translating to MPAKGTDVVKKLPESGKKNCKECGFPTCFAFAMKLASGGTTLEKCPYLSPQVKEELEDALAPAIKLVTIGSGDNALKVGNEEVVYRHEKTYFHPTGVALLISDADSDAKIEEKIKKIKELRFDVVGRILKADLLALRFQSGNKAKFEALVKKVNQSTDVGMILMSDDVDVLFAARDLCADKRPLLYPITKDNIERAIPRLKARPTPIVVLADSIEGLIPLTTRLKAEKLDELVLDSGSKNLMEGIRDQTFIRRASIKQGFRPLGYPTIAFPCFMAKDGLKEIMAASVFMIKYASIVVLSDFDEFTLRPLLMQRLNIYTDPRMPLSVQEKIYEVGQPGPDAPVLITTNWALTYFIVSAEIESSKVSSFLLVKDSEGLGVLTAWAAGKFNGDSIAPFVKRSGVAEKTKTRKLVIPGKVARIKGELEEALPGWEIVVGPREASEIPGFLPGFAAKLKN from the coding sequence ATGCCGGCTAAAGGAACCGATGTTGTCAAGAAGCTCCCTGAATCAGGCAAGAAGAATTGTAAAGAATGCGGTTTCCCCACCTGTTTCGCCTTTGCCATGAAGTTGGCTTCAGGAGGGACGACGCTGGAGAAGTGTCCTTACCTTTCTCCTCAAGTGAAGGAGGAGTTGGAGGATGCTCTGGCCCCAGCTATCAAGCTGGTTACTATAGGCTCTGGTGACAATGCTCTGAAGGTGGGTAATGAGGAGGTAGTCTATCGGCATGAGAAGACCTACTTCCACCCCACCGGTGTTGCCCTCCTTATCTCTGACGCAGACAGCGATGCCAAGATAGAGGAGAAGATAAAGAAAATAAAGGAACTCCGGTTTGACGTGGTCGGTCGAATCCTCAAGGCCGATCTCCTGGCGCTCCGGTTCCAGTCGGGCAATAAGGCCAAATTTGAAGCCTTAGTCAAGAAGGTCAACCAGAGCACTGATGTGGGGATGATACTGATGAGCGATGACGTGGATGTGCTCTTTGCGGCCAGAGATCTATGCGCCGACAAGAGACCGCTTCTCTACCCGATAACCAAGGACAACATTGAAAGAGCGATCCCCAGGCTTAAGGCACGCCCTACTCCCATAGTGGTTCTGGCTGACAGTATTGAGGGGCTGATTCCTCTGACCACCAGATTAAAGGCGGAGAAGCTTGATGAGTTGGTCCTCGACTCGGGTTCCAAGAACCTCATGGAAGGGATAAGGGATCAGACTTTTATCCGAAGAGCCAGCATAAAGCAGGGCTTCAGGCCCCTTGGATATCCGACCATAGCTTTCCCATGTTTTATGGCCAAGGACGGATTGAAAGAGATAATGGCCGCCTCTGTATTCATGATTAAATATGCCTCAATTGTTGTCCTCTCTGACTTTGACGAGTTCACACTACGTCCCCTCCTCATGCAGCGGCTCAACATTTATACCGACCCGCGGATGCCTCTCTCTGTACAGGAGAAGATTTACGAAGTGGGCCAACCGGGTCCGGATGCTCCAGTCCTCATCACTACCAACTGGGCCTTGACCTACTTCATAGTGTCGGCGGAGATTGAGTCAAGCAAGGTTTCCAGCTTCCTGCTGGTCAAAGACTCGGAGGGCCTTGGTGTTCTCACTGCTTGGGCGGCGGGCAAGTTTAATGGCGATTCTATTGCTCCCTTTGTGAAGAGGTCTGGGGTAGCAGAGAAGACCAAGACTAGGAAACTTGTAATCCCAGGAAAAGTAGCCAGAATTAAGGGAGAGCTGGAAGAAGCTTTGCCTGGCTGGGAGATCGTTGTTGGCCCGAGGGAGGCCAGCGAGATTCCTGGTTTTCTGCCGGGCTTCGCCGCTAAGCTGAAGAACTAG
- the cdhC gene encoding CO dehydrogenase/CO-methylating acetyl-CoA synthase complex subunit beta, with the protein MDFHVDMGPQYEGETVRKEDMYVEFGGPKIKSKFELVTLKRPEEVEHEKVTIIGPDIKDMEEGSTHPLAILIDIAGEQLEKDMEPVIERRMHMYVNYIEGLYHMNQRNDIWIRLNKSSFKKGLNSLEEIGQILIFLYTSELSTIEKISITFVTDEKKVEELLAEALKVYAARDERLKGLKEEDVDVFFGCVLCQSFAPTHCCVITPERIANCGAINWFDGKAAYKLDPEGPIFQVGKGELVDPARGEYTGLNAVVAERSLGEYNRVYLHSAFEHPHTSCGCFQAIFFYIPEVDAFGLVHRDFVGPTVIGQPFSRMAGVTSGGRQVEGSCGMALELLRSPKFFQADGGIRRLVWMPKEIKERYKDVIPADVFDKIATEEDAKTADELVAFLEKVGHPWIRGEVELPI; encoded by the coding sequence ATGGATTTTCACGTTGACATGGGGCCTCAGTACGAAGGCGAGACAGTCAGAAAAGAGGACATGTATGTTGAATTCGGCGGCCCGAAGATCAAGAGCAAGTTCGAATTGGTGACGCTGAAGAGGCCAGAAGAGGTCGAGCATGAGAAGGTAACGATCATTGGCCCTGATATCAAGGATATGGAAGAAGGGAGCACTCATCCCCTGGCTATCCTGATCGACATTGCTGGCGAACAACTTGAGAAGGATATGGAGCCGGTGATCGAGAGGCGGATGCATATGTACGTCAACTACATAGAAGGCCTCTATCACATGAATCAGAGAAATGATATCTGGATAAGATTAAACAAGTCTTCCTTCAAGAAAGGCCTTAATTCCTTGGAAGAGATAGGGCAGATACTCATCTTCCTCTATACCTCAGAGCTCTCCACAATCGAGAAGATCTCTATTACCTTCGTTACGGATGAGAAGAAGGTGGAAGAGTTGCTGGCTGAGGCCCTGAAAGTCTACGCGGCCAGGGACGAGAGATTGAAAGGTCTGAAAGAAGAGGATGTGGACGTCTTTTTCGGTTGCGTCCTCTGTCAAAGCTTTGCTCCGACTCACTGTTGCGTCATCACTCCAGAGAGAATCGCCAACTGTGGTGCCATAAACTGGTTTGATGGCAAAGCTGCCTACAAGCTTGATCCTGAAGGGCCCATCTTTCAGGTGGGAAAAGGTGAGTTGGTGGATCCGGCAAGAGGCGAATACACCGGGCTCAATGCAGTAGTGGCTGAAAGGTCGCTCGGAGAGTACAACCGGGTATATCTTCACAGTGCCTTTGAACACCCACATACCTCCTGTGGCTGCTTCCAAGCCATTTTCTTCTATATTCCGGAGGTTGACGCTTTTGGTCTGGTGCACCGGGATTTCGTCGGCCCTACAGTTATTGGACAGCCTTTCTCCCGTATGGCTGGGGTCACCTCTGGAGGGAGGCAAGTGGAGGGTTCCTGTGGCATGGCCCTGGAGCTCTTGAGATCTCCCAAATTCTTTCAGGCAGACGGAGGAATACGAAGACTGGTCTGGATGCCTAAAGAGATAAAAGAAAGGTACAAGGATGTCATCCCCGCAGACGTGTTCGATAAGATAGCCACTGAAGAGGATGCCAAGACTGCTGATGAGCTTGTCGCATTCCTGGAAAAGGTAGGACACCCCTGGATACGCGGTGAGGTGGAATTACCCATATAG
- the cdhB gene encoding CO dehydrogenase/acetyl-CoA synthase complex subunit epsilon, with product MKEDMMVLPTHRVNVLTGIKSAKVIEDASEYAALIRRAKRPLLVLGPKLAEISLDGKLLLEYALEIAKVVNIPLCATSHIKGKMVELGAKPDSEYDVVEIINHLKSPAWQGVRKEGNHDLVIFFGIRTDIGNQGLSTLKHFAPHLKTMTLCKYVYPHADYSLPNFRKDAQWKEFLEKLISSLKEEK from the coding sequence ATGAAGGAGGACATGATGGTTTTGCCGACGCATCGGGTAAATGTTCTTACCGGCATCAAGTCGGCCAAGGTGATAGAAGATGCCTCTGAGTATGCGGCGTTGATCCGCCGTGCAAAGCGGCCTCTCTTAGTGCTGGGGCCGAAGCTAGCTGAGATTTCTCTCGATGGCAAGCTCCTGTTAGAGTATGCCCTGGAGATTGCCAAAGTGGTTAACATTCCCTTGTGCGCTACTTCCCATATCAAGGGCAAGATGGTGGAACTCGGGGCCAAGCCGGACAGCGAGTATGACGTGGTGGAGATCATAAACCACCTTAAAAGCCCGGCATGGCAAGGGGTAAGAAAAGAGGGGAACCACGACCTAGTGATTTTCTTCGGGATTAGGACCGACATCGGTAACCAAGGACTTTCCACCTTGAAGCATTTCGCCCCTCACTTGAAGACAATGACGCTGTGCAAGTATGTCTATCCCCATGCCGATTACTCCTTGCCCAACTTCAGAAAGGACGCACAGTGGAAGGAATTCCTGGAAAAACTAATATCTAGCTTGAAGGAGGAGAAGTAG